A stretch of Episyrphus balteatus chromosome 2, idEpiBalt1.1, whole genome shotgun sequence DNA encodes these proteins:
- the LOC129909799 gene encoding exportin-6-A: protein MSTSLGIVENLLNEFYHPATHNQRKREIEDQLSSFKNQPSSWQQCLCVLSSNCCSTNEFLWLFTTSTLEHTITRRWAQLSPQEHSHLRENLWARYANLPYDVSRRQRDTIAQLIALVGKREFPDEHPEYIKHCIELTKMYFQLGVVLLRTTSEEVVSNRNDVSSDRKQYFQSCITQCMPEIVEVLGTYLVISTCHLNGTALSAIPSNIADYRLYTSLPNDNSLSSSILELLQCVQHIFSWIPVDSLLTEYFILALFDLAKWRKEQPEISVAALTTVNELFYLQKAIPFPNTIMTAINGLLDKTNYTKSSEMYEDKFTELLRLSATKFCSKLLNDQPVLDTFVSGLQAYTFNSESTMPLSDRLETWKPLLRVFASSGKSERYIESCIIFVGHILRVMRVEVVNPIYEDETLDENMQTKWQHYIAPCIEVIALVAEMRPNQTFNQVYRLFTRPFLVIIMSIEKAIDNKTFDPKNENECCRIRYSLREISMLCQALVRIAPSLDLGASEDIPLNLCTLVKTLISAVNFFSSKKFQSLHAENSLLVASFVDLYAQSLLALRSLLAISPAVINDDQLRGLIHTVAQILLPSAFNESALVQMAAAQLLLNIASVIRPKQMLEVDLVVQLVRAGTTLPHLPKNVLPVVYEALISSLVFPWKNISQQEQDFGRRCIVLQDYVGCLCQEFLAIDPAVLANGQDVKVSAITAGILPIITEIINYFNDTSSTVKEMLLNAFKPTVHKAMNIFNAVGFDSNEIATTVSDFALSVLRTLQNQLGMAFVREMITLFINSSTRGEMTVRRLKSMEKILQMFQLIVQQPGSETMSLIPSILNLTLDHILPLLSYDNNLLDYSDVAHLMYTLFDSILNYRWQYFYKANVQSIILNGSSNTNNSNDHVQHPEQFLAIFNSYGQALVIGNDPNITRTVLDSLQNLNERWKLFHRALFKTNLLTSFQCALINALLSAEGALHYDLISGVLFAMGQVDKLKLHESFMSIGFTATNSKVIEEICLATDIPTFSQKMSQLIQDTRCTRLSQ from the exons ATG TCAACTTCCCTTGGGATTGTGGAGAATTTGCTAAATGAATTCTATCATCCTGCAACACATAACCAACGCAAACGTGAAATCGAAGACCAACTAAGTTCGTTTAAGAATCAGCCCAGTTCATGGCAACAATGCCTTTGTGTTCTATCCTCCAACTGCTGTTCAACAAATGAATTCCTCTGGCTGTTTACCACATCTACCCTTGAGCACACAATAACGCGACGATGGGCCCAATTGTCGCCCCAAGAACACAGCCACCTGCGTGAGAATCTCTGGGCTAGATATGCCAATTTGCCATATGATGTTTCGCGTCGACAACGAGACACAATCGCACAATTGATAGCACTCGTTGGGAAACGAGAGTTCCCTGACGAGCATCCGGAATATATAAAGCATTGTATAGAGCTGACCAAAATGTATTTCCAATTGGGAGTGGTTCTATTGAGAACTACATCGGAGGAGGTGGTCAGCAATAGGAATGATGTTTCTTCAGATAGAAAGCAGTATTTTCAATCATG CATTACACAATGTATGCCAGAAATTGTTGAAGTTTTAGGGACATATTTGGTTATATCAACGTGTCATCTTAATGGAACCGCATTGAGTGCGATACCAAGTAATATAGCTGATTATAGGCTCTACACATCACTGCCAAATGACAATTCGTTAag ctCATCGATTCTCGAGCTTCTCCAATGCGTTCAACACATTTTCTCATGGATACCCGTAGATAGTTTACTTAccgaatattttattttggctcTATTCGATTTGGCTAAATGGCGCAAAGAACAACCCGAAATATCTGTAGCCGCTCTAACAACAGTCAATGAATTATTTTACTTACAAAAAGCCATACCATTTCCCAATACAATTATGACTGCAATTAATGGACTGTTAGATAAGACCAATTATACTAAATCCAGTGAAATGTACGAAGACAAATTCACGGAACTCCTACGACTGAGTGCAACGAAATTCTGCTCAAAGCTCTTAAATGATCAACCTGTTTTAGATACATTTGTATCTGGCCTACAAGCATATACATTTAATAGTGAATCAACGATGCCATTATCAGATAGACTGGAAACATGGAAGCCATTATTAAGGGTATTTGCATCATCTGGTAAAAGTGAACGTTACATAGAGTCAtgcattatttttgttggacaTATTTTGCGAGTAATGCGCGTTGAAGTAGTCAATCCAATATATGAAGATGAAACTCTTGatgaaaat atgCAAACAAAATGGCAACATTACATCGCACCTTGCATTGAAGTTATCGCTCTCGTGGCAGAAATGCGACCAAATCAAACATTCAATCAAGTCTATCGATTGTTTACGAGGCCATTTTTGGTGATCATCATGTCGATAGAGAAGGCAATTGACAACAAGACCTTCGATCCAAAGAATGAAAATGAATGTTGCCGCATTCGGTATAGTTTGAGAGAGATCTCAATGCTTTGTCAGGCATTGGTTCGGATTGCACCATCACTAGACTTGGGCGCATCCGAGGATATCCCACTTAATCTATGCACTCTTGTAAAGACTCTTATTAGCGCTGTCAATTTTTTTAgcagtaaaaaatttcaaagtctgCATGCAGAAAACTCACTTCTGGTGGCAAGTTTTGTTGATTT atATGCTCAGTCTTTGTTGGCCCTACGAAGTCTTTTAGCCATATCACCTGCAGTGATAAATGATGATCAATTGCGAGGCTTGATCCACACAGTTGCACAAATTTTGCTACCAAGTGCGTTCAATGAATCTGCTCTCGTACAAATGGCAGCAG ctcAACTACTTTTGAACATAGCTTCTGTGATAAGACCAAAACAAATGCTTGAAGTCGATTTGGTTGTTCAATTAGTCCGAGCAGGTACCACATTGCCTCATTTGCCAAAAAATGTGCTGCCCGTGGTATATGAAGCCCTTATAAGTTCCTTAGTTTTTCCCTGGAAGAATATTAGCCAACAAGAACAAGACTTTGGACGTAGATGTATTGTCTTGCAAGATTATGTTGGATGTTTGTGTCAGGAATTTTTAGCTATTGATCCAGCTGTACTAGCCAATGGACAAGATGTTAAAGTCAGTGCAATAACTGCAGGTATTCTGCCAATTATTACCGAAAttatcaattatttcaatgacaCAAGTAGTACGGTTAAGGAAATGCTTTTGAATGCATTCAAG CCAACAGTACATAAGGCAATGAATATATTCAATGCAGTTGGTTTCGATAGCAATGAAATTGCTACAACAGTTTCTGACTTTGCTTTGAGTGTGTTGCGAACGTTACAAAATCAATTAGGAATGGCATTCGTTAGAGAGATGATTACACTTTTTATAAATTCCAGCACGag AGGAGAAATGACTgtaagaagattaaaatctatggaaaaaatattgcaaatgtTTCAATTAATTGTACAACAACCGGGTAGTGAAACAATGTCACTTATTCCATCgatattaaatttaacattagaCCATATACTACCGTTATTGAGTTATGATAATAATTTGTTGGATTATTCAGATGTGGCGCATTTGATGTACACGCTATTTGACag CATCCTTAATTACCGCTGGCAATATTTCTACAAAGCAAATGTTCAATCTATAATTTTAAATGGATCATCAAATACAAACAACAGCAACGATCATGTACAACATCCTGAACAATTTTTAGCCATCTTCAATTCCTATGGCCAAGCACTAGTCATCGGTAATGATCCGAACATTACTCGCACAGTTTTGGATTCGTTGCAGAATCTCAACGAACGATGGAAGCTCTTCCATCGGGCATTATTCAAAACGAATTTACTCACATCATTCCAATGTGCGTTAATAAACGCATTGCTCTCAGCTGAAGGCGCCCTCCATTATGATCTTATTAGTGGTGTTCTATTTGCAATGGGACAggttgataaattaaaattgcatgAGAGTTTCATGTCAATTGGATTTACAGCGACGAATTCAAAAGTCATCGAAGAAATTTGTTTAGCAACG gACATTCCAACGTTCTCCCAAAAAATGTCTCAGCTTATACAAGATACACGTTGCACAAGACTTTCGCAATAA
- the LOC129909806 gene encoding protein FAM210A-like has translation MSALKLLSFTSSCLLRTTVRQTQKSITHNQKSFLLPTSTGVSLFNKNYTNLSAPGQHLQSALTFPLNGELKFLPVTAVKPFELTKYHASNKFSTKASTSSDADSKSAKTTEPEVPLIDPRNADDLIFGEASKLTQFQKFKLMYKKYWYVLIPVHVVTSISWIAGFYYLSKSGVDIPSALQYIHLSETIIDKVKNSNMGHYAIAYLCYKVITPIRYAVSLGMTTVSIKRLVFAGYIKPIPTKKEFIQMYEKQKADRAKRKEDEAKASRE, from the exons ATGTctgctttaaaattattatcctTCACATCGAGCTGCCTGCTTCGAACAACTGTGCGGCAAACACAAAAATCCATCACACACAATCAAAAATCTTTCCTCCTACCGACTTCGACCGGCGTATCACTTTTCAACAAGAATTACACAAATTTATCTGCACCCGGGCAACATCTCCAATCAGCCTTAACCTTTCCACTAAATggcgaattgaaatttttacctGTCACTGCTGTAAAACCATTTGAGCTGACAAAATATCATGCATCTAATAAATTCAGCACAAAAGCTTCAACTTCTTCGGATGCGGACAGCAAATCCGCCAAGACTACAGAACCAGAAGTCCCCTTGATAGATCCAAGAAATGCCGATGATTTAATTTTCGGTGAAGCTTCGAAATTGACTCAATTTCAGAAGTTTAAATTGATGTACAAGAAGTATTGGTATGTGCTTATTCCGGTGCATGTTGTTACTTCAATCAGTTGGATTGCTGgcttttattatctttcaaagaG tGGAGTTGACATCCCATCGGCATTGCAGTACATTCATTTAAGTGAGACTATCATCGACAAGGTCAAAAACTCAAATATGGGACATTACGCAATTGCATATTTATGCTATAAGGTGATAACACCAATTCGTTATGCAGTTAGTTTAG gCATGACAACAGTTTCTATTAAACGGCTTGTATTTGCCGGTTATATTAAGCCAATACCAactaaaaaagaatttatacaaatgtatgaaaaacaaaaggctGATCGCGCCAAGCGCAAGGAAGATGAAGCCAAGGCGTCCAGGGAATAA
- the LOC129909802 gene encoding inositol polyphosphate 5-phosphatase OCRL isoform X1 yields MDLVNNIGKTMMTNIPTISASVNMDKYENDLQIIQQKFNQREIVSTRFEAYQIVGGEHTNRLLALVQSTGTHAIFSFNVTRLPPETISDLAIDKIFPLTETFELEPGRKDAQFPLQFTIKSFEEKPSVYYYYPLTSSNGVNDFGNFQKAVLRAKQSFVDMQHRKVVQQQQQQLRSATPGVDNGIVISPIEISFKWLSAYQKQEADMTAIDRGIADGTKPLKRGETKFQDELKKREKDFIIYKNYRIYCATWNVNGQSCQTSDLDLWLSTSEEPPDIYVIALQELDLSARAITFSESNPHPVWNRKFMEALHKKASYEQLTCVRLVGMMLTIFVRKELRPSVVRCSTQTVGTGIISLGNKGGVAVSVTFNDANLCFVNSHLAAHMHEVTARNQGYEAINKKCIFNDSSGRRSISQHDHIFWIGDLNYRISEIPGLRHDYSKNYKALLQFDQLLMEMRKLNVFHGYMEGDIKFNPTYKYDVGTDNFDSSEKLRAPAYCDRVLWKGEGIEQLSYNSVMEIRQSDHKPVYAEFLTAIKTKDLKLFKRVHEETLKRVDKYENDNQPQITVEKTEIDFDEVSFNELIFRDFTVANNCHLPVEFSFKQTHENDKKICERWLDVEPKSGSLITGSSISIRIKFLANSDNIAAFSQKLKSSKKKEIFDILVLHVKDGHDVFISIVGLYRPSCFGLSVETLCQTSRPICEYVLEELNELAKIDGDKFKVSMPREFFLLIDYLYKSGTKTEGLFSLSRKYANSEQINLIRDWLDSWSNEEFPGNPYTAAEALLCLLESPKEPLLKPCAGQLLRTTTLEEAMDLITRLSPPRRNMFLHLCLFLREGIGNKYYNIDEIATLFGDILLKKKSDVVEGFQDGRCRLLMLRFLHSDLGIFTRITNTIISDSEDK; encoded by the exons ATGGATCTAGTAAATAATATTGGCAAAACTATGATGACGAATATTCCAACAATTTCTGCATCAGTAAACATGGATAAATATGAAAATGATCTTCAGATTATTCAACAAAAGTTTAATCAAAGAGAAATAGTTTCAACG CGATTCGAAGCATATCAAATTGTCGGAGGCGAACACACAAATCGTTTATTAGCACTTGTCCAATCAACCGGCACCCATGCTATTTTCTCTTTCAACGTTACTCGGCTTCCACCAGAAACTATATCCGATTTGGCAATTGATAAGATATTCCCATTAACCGAAACTTTTGAATTGGAACCag GTAGAAAGGACGCTCAATTTCCTTTACAATTTACCATCAAATCATTTGAAGAAAAACCATCAGTATATTATTACTATCCACTAACCAGCAGCAATGGAGTCAATGACTTTGGCAATTTCCAAAAAGCTGTTCTGCGAGCAAAGCAATCTTTTGTGGATATGCAACATAGAAAAGTTgtccagcaacaacaacaacaattgcgTAGTGCAACGCCAGGTGTTGATAATGGAATCGTGATTAGTCCAATAGAAATCAGTTTTAAATGGTTGAGCGCATATCAGAAACAAGAGGCAGATATGACTGCCATTGATAGAGGCATTGCCGATGGAACAAAACCACTAAAACGGGGCGAGACAAAATTTCAAGATGAACTTAAGAAACGGGAGAAAgactttattatttataaaaattatcg AATTTATTGTGCAACCTGGAATGTTAACGGTCAGTCATGTCAAACGAGTGATTTAGACCTATGGCTATCAACATCCGAAGAGCCACCAGATATTTATGTTATTGCTTTGCAGGAATTGGATTTGTCTGCTAGAGCGATTACATTTAGTGAAAGTAATCCTCATCCTGTTTGGAA CCGTAAATTCATGGAAGCTCTTCATAAAAAAGCTAGTTACGAACAATTGACGTGTGTACGTCTGGTCGGCATGATGCTTACAATTTTCGTCCGAAAAGAACTTCGCCCAAGTGTTGTACGTTGCAGCACCCAAACAGTCGGTACCGGAATTATTTCCTTGGGCAATAAGGGAGGCGTGGCTGTAAGTGTGACATTTAATGACGCAAATTTGTGCTTTGTCAACTCACACTTGGCTGCTCATATGCATGAAGTAACTGCAAGAAATCAAGGCTATGAAGCTATTAATAAGAAATGCATTTTCAATGATAGTTCTGGTCGCAGGAGTATTTCACAACATGA TCACATATTCTGGATTggtgatttgaactatcgaatcaGTGAAATTCCTGGCTTACGACATGACTATTCGAAGAACTATAAAGCACTTTTACAATTTGATCAACTATTGATGGAAATGCGTAAGCTTAATGTTTTCCATGGCTATATGGAAGGTGATATCAAATTTAATCCAACGTATAAATATGATGTTGGTACGGATAATTTTGATTCAAg tgaaaaactTCGAGCACCCGCTTATTGTGATCGTGTGCTCTGGAAAGGTGAGGGTATAGAACAATTATCATATAACAGTGTCATGGAAATTAGACAGAGTGACCATAAACCAGTATACGCAGAGTTTTTAACAGCA attaaaactAAAGATCTTAAACTCTTTAAACGTGTCCATGAGGAAACACTCAAACGCGTCGATAAATATGAAAACGATAATCAACCCCAAATCACTGTTGAAAAGACAGAAATTGATTTCGATGAAGTTTCTTTCAATGAATTGATTTTCAGAGATTTTACAGTTGCAAATAATTGCCATCTACCCGTTGAATTCTCTTTCAAACAAACACATGAGAATGACAAGAAAATATGCGAAAGATGGTTAGATGTTGAGCCGAAATCGGGAAGTTTAATTACTG GTTCAAGCATAAGTATTCGAATAAAGTTTCTAGCCAATTCCGATAATATAGCTGCgttttctcaaaaacttaaatcttctaagaaaaaggaaatatttGATATATTGGTGCTTCATGTTAAAGATGGTCATGATGTTTTCATATCAATTGTGGGCTTATACAGACCCAGTTGCTTTGGTTTGTCAGTGGAGACATTATGTCAAACAAGTCGTCCCATATGCGAGTATGTACTTGAAGAATTAAATGAATTG gcaAAAATCGATGGAGATAAATTCAAAGTTAGCATGCCAAGAGAATTCTTCCTGCTTATTGATTATCTCTATAAAAGTGGAACAAAAACCGAAGGTCTCTTTTCACTGAGTCGGAAATATGCAAATAGCGAACAAATTAATCTCATTCGAGATTGGCTTGATAGTTGGTCAAATGAGGAATTTC CTGGAAATCCTTATACGGCAGCAGAAGCATTACTTTGCCTACTAGAATCTCCAAAAGAACCCCTTTTGAAGCCATGTGCCGGGCAACTTCTAAGAACTACAACTTTGGAAGAAGCCATGGATCTCATAACACGTTTAAGTCCACCAAGACGTAATATGTTTTTACATTTGTGTCTATTTTTAAGAGAGGGAATTGGTAATAAATATTACAATATCGATGAAAtag CTACATTATTTGGAGATATTctattgaaaaagaaatcagaTGTTGTTGAAGGATTCCAAGATGGTCGTTGTCGTTTATTAATGTTGAGGTTTTTGCATTCAGATTTAGGTATTTTTACACGAATAACGAATACCATTATATCTGATTCGGAGGATAAGTAA
- the LOC129909802 gene encoding inositol polyphosphate 5-phosphatase OCRL isoform X2, translated as MQHRKVVQQQQQQLRSATPGVDNGIVISPIEISFKWLSAYQKQEADMTAIDRGIADGTKPLKRGETKFQDELKKREKDFIIYKNYRIYCATWNVNGQSCQTSDLDLWLSTSEEPPDIYVIALQELDLSARAITFSESNPHPVWNRKFMEALHKKASYEQLTCVRLVGMMLTIFVRKELRPSVVRCSTQTVGTGIISLGNKGGVAVSVTFNDANLCFVNSHLAAHMHEVTARNQGYEAINKKCIFNDSSGRRSISQHDHIFWIGDLNYRISEIPGLRHDYSKNYKALLQFDQLLMEMRKLNVFHGYMEGDIKFNPTYKYDVGTDNFDSSEKLRAPAYCDRVLWKGEGIEQLSYNSVMEIRQSDHKPVYAEFLTAIKTKDLKLFKRVHEETLKRVDKYENDNQPQITVEKTEIDFDEVSFNELIFRDFTVANNCHLPVEFSFKQTHENDKKICERWLDVEPKSGSLITGSSISIRIKFLANSDNIAAFSQKLKSSKKKEIFDILVLHVKDGHDVFISIVGLYRPSCFGLSVETLCQTSRPICEYVLEELNELAKIDGDKFKVSMPREFFLLIDYLYKSGTKTEGLFSLSRKYANSEQINLIRDWLDSWSNEEFPGNPYTAAEALLCLLESPKEPLLKPCAGQLLRTTTLEEAMDLITRLSPPRRNMFLHLCLFLREGIGNKYYNIDEIATLFGDILLKKKSDVVEGFQDGRCRLLMLRFLHSDLGIFTRITNTIISDSEDK; from the exons ATGCAACATAGAAAAGTTgtccagcaacaacaacaacaattgcgTAGTGCAACGCCAGGTGTTGATAATGGAATCGTGATTAGTCCAATAGAAATCAGTTTTAAATGGTTGAGCGCATATCAGAAACAAGAGGCAGATATGACTGCCATTGATAGAGGCATTGCCGATGGAACAAAACCACTAAAACGGGGCGAGACAAAATTTCAAGATGAACTTAAGAAACGGGAGAAAgactttattatttataaaaattatcg AATTTATTGTGCAACCTGGAATGTTAACGGTCAGTCATGTCAAACGAGTGATTTAGACCTATGGCTATCAACATCCGAAGAGCCACCAGATATTTATGTTATTGCTTTGCAGGAATTGGATTTGTCTGCTAGAGCGATTACATTTAGTGAAAGTAATCCTCATCCTGTTTGGAA CCGTAAATTCATGGAAGCTCTTCATAAAAAAGCTAGTTACGAACAATTGACGTGTGTACGTCTGGTCGGCATGATGCTTACAATTTTCGTCCGAAAAGAACTTCGCCCAAGTGTTGTACGTTGCAGCACCCAAACAGTCGGTACCGGAATTATTTCCTTGGGCAATAAGGGAGGCGTGGCTGTAAGTGTGACATTTAATGACGCAAATTTGTGCTTTGTCAACTCACACTTGGCTGCTCATATGCATGAAGTAACTGCAAGAAATCAAGGCTATGAAGCTATTAATAAGAAATGCATTTTCAATGATAGTTCTGGTCGCAGGAGTATTTCACAACATGA TCACATATTCTGGATTggtgatttgaactatcgaatcaGTGAAATTCCTGGCTTACGACATGACTATTCGAAGAACTATAAAGCACTTTTACAATTTGATCAACTATTGATGGAAATGCGTAAGCTTAATGTTTTCCATGGCTATATGGAAGGTGATATCAAATTTAATCCAACGTATAAATATGATGTTGGTACGGATAATTTTGATTCAAg tgaaaaactTCGAGCACCCGCTTATTGTGATCGTGTGCTCTGGAAAGGTGAGGGTATAGAACAATTATCATATAACAGTGTCATGGAAATTAGACAGAGTGACCATAAACCAGTATACGCAGAGTTTTTAACAGCA attaaaactAAAGATCTTAAACTCTTTAAACGTGTCCATGAGGAAACACTCAAACGCGTCGATAAATATGAAAACGATAATCAACCCCAAATCACTGTTGAAAAGACAGAAATTGATTTCGATGAAGTTTCTTTCAATGAATTGATTTTCAGAGATTTTACAGTTGCAAATAATTGCCATCTACCCGTTGAATTCTCTTTCAAACAAACACATGAGAATGACAAGAAAATATGCGAAAGATGGTTAGATGTTGAGCCGAAATCGGGAAGTTTAATTACTG GTTCAAGCATAAGTATTCGAATAAAGTTTCTAGCCAATTCCGATAATATAGCTGCgttttctcaaaaacttaaatcttctaagaaaaaggaaatatttGATATATTGGTGCTTCATGTTAAAGATGGTCATGATGTTTTCATATCAATTGTGGGCTTATACAGACCCAGTTGCTTTGGTTTGTCAGTGGAGACATTATGTCAAACAAGTCGTCCCATATGCGAGTATGTACTTGAAGAATTAAATGAATTG gcaAAAATCGATGGAGATAAATTCAAAGTTAGCATGCCAAGAGAATTCTTCCTGCTTATTGATTATCTCTATAAAAGTGGAACAAAAACCGAAGGTCTCTTTTCACTGAGTCGGAAATATGCAAATAGCGAACAAATTAATCTCATTCGAGATTGGCTTGATAGTTGGTCAAATGAGGAATTTC CTGGAAATCCTTATACGGCAGCAGAAGCATTACTTTGCCTACTAGAATCTCCAAAAGAACCCCTTTTGAAGCCATGTGCCGGGCAACTTCTAAGAACTACAACTTTGGAAGAAGCCATGGATCTCATAACACGTTTAAGTCCACCAAGACGTAATATGTTTTTACATTTGTGTCTATTTTTAAGAGAGGGAATTGGTAATAAATATTACAATATCGATGAAAtag CTACATTATTTGGAGATATTctattgaaaaagaaatcagaTGTTGTTGAAGGATTCCAAGATGGTCGTTGTCGTTTATTAATGTTGAGGTTTTTGCATTCAGATTTAGGTATTTTTACACGAATAACGAATACCATTATATCTGATTCGGAGGATAAGTAA